A part of Nitrospira sp. genomic DNA contains:
- a CDS encoding SDR family oxidoreductase, producing MNQHVALITGGAKGIGRGIALDLASRQWKIAFCYRASQAEAETTAQEITQRGGQALAIRCDVSDSVAAKNMVTQVEKEWGRIDVLINGAGPYHRINLFDETIEGWNDMFDGNLHPIFYLAQAVAPGMKARKAGRIISFSMANADQMEAQPDVTAHYIAKAGVLILTRTLAKLLAPYGITVNTISPGFIDSGSAPPQELAAMTKRIPAGYIGTVDDTVAAVRYLLSEDARYVNGANIQISGGWGI from the coding sequence ATGAACCAGCACGTCGCACTCATCACCGGAGGGGCGAAAGGCATCGGGCGGGGGATCGCCCTCGATCTCGCTTCCCGGCAGTGGAAGATTGCCTTCTGTTACAGAGCTAGCCAAGCTGAGGCTGAGACAACGGCGCAGGAGATCACGCAGCGAGGAGGACAAGCGCTGGCCATCCGGTGCGATGTTTCCGACTCCGTGGCGGCCAAGAACATGGTCACGCAGGTTGAAAAGGAATGGGGGCGAATCGATGTCCTGATCAATGGCGCAGGCCCCTATCATCGCATCAACCTGTTCGACGAAACCATCGAAGGCTGGAACGACATGTTCGATGGCAACTTGCATCCTATCTTCTATCTGGCTCAAGCTGTCGCGCCGGGCATGAAGGCCCGCAAGGCTGGCCGTATCATCAGCTTCAGCATGGCCAATGCGGACCAGATGGAAGCACAGCCCGACGTAACCGCCCACTACATCGCCAAGGCCGGCGTGCTGATCCTGACGCGTACTTTGGCGAAGTTGTTGGCCCCCTATGGCATTACCGTCAATACCATCTCGCCCGGCTTCATCGATTCTGGCAGTGCGCCGCCACAAGAACTTGCGGCAATGACGAAGCGTATCCCCGCCGGCTACATTGGAACGGTCGATGACACCGTGGCAGCTGTTCGTTATCTGCTGAGTGAAGACGCGCGGTACGTGAACGGAGCGAATATCCAAATCAGTGGAGGTTGGGGAATATGA
- a CDS encoding glycosyltransferase yields the protein MKPTTTPHQTALVVFAKAPIPGQVKTRLCPPLTPDEATTLHGSFVLDTLERTKAAVATLKLPIDRYLACAPSATHVFFKIMEERQGVKLIDQVGADLGARMNQAFTTLFAKGYQQVVLIGTDVPTLPLDHFKLALLALEMHDLVLGPALDGGYYLIGLKRMAPGLFTDIPWSTDQVLGLTQEKAATIGLKASLIQPWRDVDTLADLEALIEACNAEAKKAKNDRVFSSRTTGVLQALAKRLCSRA from the coding sequence ATGAAACCAACAACAACCCCTCACCAGACAGCCCTGGTGGTTTTTGCCAAAGCGCCGATTCCTGGCCAGGTCAAGACACGCCTCTGCCCGCCGCTCACTCCCGATGAAGCCACTACACTCCATGGGAGCTTCGTCCTTGATACCCTAGAGCGAACAAAAGCTGCTGTCGCGACGTTGAAGTTGCCAATCGATCGGTATCTGGCCTGCGCCCCGTCGGCGACGCACGTCTTTTTCAAGATTATGGAGGAACGGCAAGGCGTAAAGCTGATCGATCAAGTCGGCGCCGACCTCGGTGCGCGCATGAATCAGGCCTTTACAACGCTGTTCGCGAAAGGATACCAACAGGTCGTCCTCATTGGGACAGATGTGCCGACGCTTCCACTCGACCATTTCAAATTGGCCCTCCTGGCGCTGGAGATGCATGATCTTGTGCTCGGTCCAGCGTTGGACGGAGGGTACTATCTGATCGGCCTCAAGCGGATGGCACCGGGACTCTTCACCGACATACCATGGTCGACCGATCAGGTCCTTGGACTCACACAGGAGAAAGCAGCGACGATCGGTCTCAAGGCTTCCTTGATTCAACCGTGGCGCGACGTCGATACCCTGGCTGATCTAGAAGCCCTCATTGAAGCTTGCAACGCCGAGGCCAAGAAGGCGAAGAATGATCGGGTGTTTTCAAGCCGCACAACCGGCGTACTGCAGGCGCTCGCCAAACGACTTTGTTCGAGAGCATAA
- a CDS encoding glycosyltransferase: MAITVVIPTLNEEKNLPQTLACLSAAALREIIIVDGGSTDSTVSLAEEFCAHTLNARIMTSSRGRARQMNEGAKVSQGEILLFLHADTQLPAQAGPIIELALSKHPSAVGGRFNVRFDNPSVWGQVISFFMNRRSRVTGIATGDQALFVRRHVFERLGGFSEIPLMEDIEFSSRLQQAGRTVALRNAVITSFRRWDTQGPLRTILLMWALRFLYWAGVSPHRLKNFYATIR; the protein is encoded by the coding sequence ATGGCGATCACTGTCGTCATTCCAACCTTAAACGAAGAAAAGAACCTTCCACAAACCCTTGCGTGCCTATCGGCGGCTGCCCTGAGGGAGATCATCATCGTTGACGGCGGCAGCACCGACAGCACCGTCAGCCTCGCTGAAGAATTTTGCGCCCATACGCTCAATGCCCGCATCATGACGTCGTCACGCGGGCGCGCGCGCCAAATGAACGAAGGGGCAAAAGTCAGCCAGGGGGAGATCTTACTCTTCCTGCATGCTGACACCCAGTTGCCGGCACAAGCCGGACCGATCATAGAACTAGCCTTGAGCAAGCACCCCTCAGCTGTGGGCGGGCGTTTCAACGTTCGATTCGACAATCCCTCGGTTTGGGGCCAAGTCATCAGTTTCTTTATGAATCGCCGGTCGCGCGTGACGGGCATCGCGACCGGCGACCAAGCTCTCTTTGTCCGCCGTCACGTGTTCGAACGGCTCGGAGGCTTTTCCGAGATTCCGCTGATGGAAGATATCGAATTCAGCAGTCGGCTGCAGCAAGCGGGGCGAACGGTGGCGCTCCGGAACGCTGTCATCACCTCCTTTCGTCGGTGGGATACACAGGGCCCGCTGAGAACCATTCTCTTGATGTGGGCCCTGCGCTTTCTGTACTGGGCAGGAGTCAGCCCTCACCGGCTCAAGAACTTTTACGCTACTATCCGATGA